One window from the genome of Dermacentor silvarum isolate Dsil-2018 chromosome 7, BIME_Dsil_1.4, whole genome shotgun sequence encodes:
- the LOC119457801 gene encoding nicotinamide riboside kinase 1: MLNNWIFVGVSGVTNGGKTSLVNYLQKVFTDCVVLHQDDFFRSESDENHVMIPELNHANWEALSSVDWDKMLDAVTTSTSQQPAGLKLIIIDGHIIFNHPKLAKLFDKRYFFTLTQEECYARRLTRTYDPPDVPGYFEKVVWPMYLKNLQEIKDTQPDITYLDGTQDMDALHKEVLGDLQRFLQGRSDIHRSVNP; this comes from the coding sequence ATGTTGAACAACTGGATCTTCGTCGGAGTATCCGGCGTCACGAACGGCGGCAAGACGTCGCTTGTAAACTACCTTCAAAAGGTCTTCACCGACTGCGTGGTGTTGCACCAGGACGACTTTTTCCGTTCGGAGTCCGACGAAAATCACGTGATGATTCCAGAACTGAACCACGCCAACTGGGAGGCACTTTCGAGCGTCGACTGGGACAAAATGCTGGACGCCGTTACGACTTCCACGTCGCAGCAGCCAGCAGGACTGAAATTGATTATTATCGACGGTCACATCATATTCAATCATCCGAAGCTGGCCAAGCTATTTGACAAGCGCTATTTCTTTACGCTTACCCAAGAAGAGTGCTACGCTAGGCGTTTGACTCGTACTTACGACCCGCCTGACGTGCCCGGATACTTCGAGAAAGTCGTCTGGCCCATGTATCTCAAGAACTTGCAGGAAATCAAGGACACCCAGCCCGACATCACCTATCTGGATGGAACTCAAGACATGGACGCACTTCACAAGGAAGTGCTGGGAGACTTGCAAAGATTTTTGCAAGGTCGCAGCGATATCCACAGAAGCGTGAATCCGTAA